The Pyramidobacter porci genome contains the following window.
GTCACGGGCGCTGCCTTCGCCTTCCTCCTCGCCGTCGACCGTGACGGTCATCTGCGTGCCGGCGATGCCGCTCCTGACAGCCTTCGCCGCGGCAAAACGCACGCCGGGCACACCGAGCGCGTTCAGCTTCGCGAGCGCCGCCTCCCGGTCCGGTGTCAGCTCCAGCAATGCGGCCGTCAGCATGTCGCCGGCCGCCCCCATCGCGCAGTCAAAATAAATCGTTTTCATTTTTTGACCTCCATATGATTGACCATGCTGGCAAAGTACCCCGCGCCAAAACCGTTGTCGATGTTCACGACCGTGACGCCGCTGGCGCAGGAGTTGAGCATGGAGAGCAGGGCGGATATGCCGCCGAAGGACGCGCCGTAGCCCACGCTCGTCGGCACGGCGACGACGGGGCAGTCGACCAGCCCGCCGACAACGCTGGCCAGCGCCCCCTCCATGCCGGCCACGGCGATGATGACGCTGGCGCTCATCAGCTCGTCGAGATGCGACAGCGTGCGGTGCAGTCCGGCCACGCCCACGTCGTACAGGCGCAGCACGTCGTTGCCCAACATCTGCGCCGTCAGTGCCGCCTCTTCGGCGACGGGGACATCGCTCGTGCCGCCCGTGGCGACGACGATGCGGCCGATGCCGTCGGGCTTCGGAAAGCCGCCGACAAGCCCGAGCCGCGCCTCGGCATGATATTCGATCGGGAAGGCGGCGTTCACTTCCTGCGCCGCTTCCGGCGACAGGCGCGTGACGATCGCGTTGTTCTGGCCGTGACGGGCCATGACGCCGAGAATGGCGACGATCTGCGGCGGCGTTTTGCCCGCGCCGTAGATCACTTCC
Protein-coding sequences here:
- the larB gene encoding nickel pincer cofactor biosynthesis protein LarB; protein product: MKTSIKKLLEDVRDGAVPVDQALLALKEAPFEDIGFAKVDLHRPVRQGAAEVIYGAGKTPPQIVAILGVMARHGQNNAIVTRLSPEAAQEVNAAFPIEYHAEARLGLVGGFPKPDGIGRIVVATGGTSDVPVAEEAALTAQMLGNDVLRLYDVGVAGLHRTLSHLDELMSASVIIAVAGMEGALASVVGGLVDCPVVAVPTSVGYGASFGGISALLSMLNSCASGVTVVNIDNGFGAGYFASMVNHMEVKK